DNA sequence from the Coffea eugenioides isolate CCC68of chromosome 9, Ceug_1.0, whole genome shotgun sequence genome:
GTGCCTGCATTATCAGGGCGTGTGGTAACATACAATTCTCAAGTGCCTCATTAGAAGGGTTCTTGCTTTCTTGACGTACCCGCGTTATGTTCACGGGAAAGGTATGTATTtaaatctttaaaaaaattcgatttccttttaatttcaaattttgaatttcgaaaataaattttgttaataataataaaaaaatattaaaattttttaattttccgTTTAAccttaaattttgattttcaaattacaagttttaaaatttaaattcaaaaaacaaagaaaagaaaccaaaaactactacttttttttctcttctttttctttcttctttctttatttcatttctttatttcttccttcatttttctttctcttttttcttcctttcattCTCCCCTACTTCCCCTGGTTCTCTCTTGGTCGAAAATCCCTCACCAACCGTGCCTCCCACCGCCAACGCGCGTTGCCGCCGATCGCTGCTCTCCATCGCGCGCTGCCATAGCCCCACACAGCCTAACGGCGACGCCTTCACCGTCCCTCGCCGCGCATCTCTCTCCATCTCTGCTCTCTCCACCGCAGCGCCGCCCGCTGCTGTCCGCCAccacatcttcctctctctctctctctctctcgtccATCGCTGCGCGCCGCTGTTCTGTCCatccaaaaaattaaattttttttaaatttttaaattttccgTTTAAccttaaattttgattttcaaattacaggttttaaaatttaaattcgaaagagagaaaaaaaaaccaaaaactactttttttttctcttttttttctttcttctttcgttatttcttccttcatttttctttctttctcttttcttcctttccttcttCCCTACTTCTCTCTTGGTCGAAAATCCCTCGCCCACCGCGCCTCCCAACGCCGACGCGCGTCGCCGCATATCGCTGCTCTCCATCGATCACCGCCACAGCCCGATGCCGACGCCTTGGCCTTCCCTCGCCGCGTGTCTCTCTCCGCCTCTGCTCTCTCCACCGCAGCGTTGCCCACTGCTGTCCGCCGCCACGTCTccctctgtctctctctctctcgtccATCGATGCGTTCCGCTGCTCTGTCGACCCACAGTCGCGCGCCACCCCCttactctctctctttctctccttgCGCTCGCCAGCCGCACGCGATTGTCCTCCGCCGTCCCTCACTGTGCATAACCGCCTCCGCATTTCTCCCTTCCCTCGCGTCCCCCTCTTTCACACAACAGTGGAGGTGTTCACTCTTCTTAACTCCCACCTGATTAATTGAAGCATAAGTTGCTGGGTCTGATTGTTGGATTCAACTGAAAATTTTGTGGCTACACTACTCGTTGGCTAAATTGAGTTACATTGTTTGGGGATACACTGATATTGTGGTTTAATTGTTCAATTGTGGGACAACAGTGCCTATTGGGTTGAGTGTGACATTTGTTAGTTACTTTCATTGAATTTAAGTAAATTGGTGGGATTACTCTACCAATCGATTTCCATTGCTAATTTCATTGGCGCAATTGTTGAGATTTTGGACTGCATAGATTCTGCTTTTCACTGATAAATTGGAAGACATTGGTGGCCATTTCTTTGCTATTGCTCTGCTCTGCTAGTTGCTCTGTTTGCTGGAAATTATATTTCTTGTTCATTGGGTTGATTGTTAATGACAATGGCGAGACCAAAATCAACTTCTAGATCTAGAACCTCTCAACCTCAGCCTACCCCACCCCAACCCACCATTCCCGTGAATGAACCTACCAATCAACCTTCCTCTTCAGGTGTTCGAACCCGTTTAGGTAGGGGTAGGGATGTGCATGTGGCTACACCCGCTCACTTTGGGGGGCATTTAAACTTTACTAGGCCTACTGATCAACAAAGATATGCTAAGGTTTGTGAGCGGCGTATCATCCCCTGTAAATGTTGTGAGAAACTTGTTATAGGTGCACTGGATATAAGGGAAGAGGTTGAGCGGATGTTTACCGCCATCGGGTGGCGCCCTTATCTTGATATCTTCTGTCCCGCCTTTGTCGAGTTGATTTGGGAGTTTTACTCCACATTTGAGTTTGAGTTGCCTACGGGGTATACTATCGATATCCCAAATGTCATTCATTTCTGTCTAATGGGTCAAGAGTTCAATTTCTCCATTACTCAATTTAATCTGGCGTTTGGATTCATCACTCAGGAGTATGCTGAGACTAGGGAGTACGCTAAGAGTGCTTGTGACTATATAGAACCCTTTTTCTCTCACTATCCTGATATTTGGAGGGATATGTCTGTCGATAGGGACCGTTATGTCCCTTCTAGACCTAGGAGTTCTTATCTTAAGGACTCTAATGCCCGGTATGTTCAGTGATTCTTGGCCTACAGCTACTCGGTTCGCAAGGACATCTCCGATATCCTTTCTCGACCCAAGTTCTTCTTTATCTGGTGcatgaaaaataatattaagGTGAATTTGGGGTGTTAGTTGGCATCGCAATTTAAGACAGTTTTAGCTAAGAAGAACAAATGAAGTGATACGCACTTGGACACGATCTAGACAACGACACCAAAGGTTTGGCAGCGGAGAATTTGACCCAATCTAATCTTCGTAGTAGCGAACAATATTGATACAATCTCAACCATGCGACTGaacgaattagcgaaccaaaTTGTAGGTAGTAGAACGTCACAACCAAGGagatacttgattgataagttcgatatgaataacttgagaaagattctcaaatattcaaaggAGCTCTCTTGAAAAGAGAAAAGTAAATAACTCACGAAATTTTATtgatcaaaaactaattttgaagGTTCCTTActtaggctatatatagccatacaaaaCTAGAAGACCtaaagtgaattggattcactTAAACTAGTAACCCTAGAATGAATTGGATTCACTtaaactagaaaccctaaagtgaattggattcactTATTTACTAAACTAATAACTAAGTAATTCGGCTAACTAAGATAAGCCTGGCTGAATTTTAATATCTAGTAAATGACTCAATTTGGCAAGGTAAATGACAAACAAACCCTTGCTTAATATCACCAAATAAATGACACAACTTGGACTAATTAACTAAATCGATTTGCTTGGACAATCTTCATGTTCTTATCAAAAAACCCCTGATACTCGGTTCGTATATCACACACCTGGCGATCCAGTTATGAGTTCTTAATTTGCAAAACCACGATCTCCATCAGGCTTTCGACATGGAGTTTCTGGACGAGGACTGCTTAGAGAAGATGGGAGTTATCGGGCGGGTCGATGATTTCTACCAGTTTACCCTCTCGGGACCCATTCGGGCTCCCAGTCGACGCCCTTCTACATGAGCAGGCCCTTCTTCAGCCCCTAGATCGGTCGATGACACTGCTGGCCCTTCCTCTTCTGCACCTTCTCCACCGATGGCCTCCGATGTTGAGTGGCGCCACTTGCATGCCCAGATTCACCACGTGCGATGAGAGAGTGACGAACGTCGCCAATCAGGTGGCTTAAATGTCTCAGAATCTGGCCGCGTACTTCCACCATATCGGCTTCACTCCATCGTTCCCGCCTATCCCGTAGCCGCCCCCGAGGGAAGTTTCATTGTCCTCTCTGCTTGATTTGCTCTAttacctccattgaggacaatgtcgGATTTAAGTGTAGGGGGAGGGGGACAGTTGTGGTACTAGTATCGGGTTTTTGAGGACAAATCTAACATATCGGGTCTATATTGCTATTGAAATGCTAATGATAGGGGTggtaggtgtaattttttaaactagaGAGGAGCTACCTGCAATagtcagaaatctcaggggaggtttctgaaattatccctaattttttaGATAATAACTAGCACATAGTACAATAGTGATATATATTGATTACCTTATAGATATGGTCTTACATCTAATTATACCAGTTGTAGCCCATTTAGTGTTGTCCAAACTCGATGCATGATCACAATGAGCCTATTTTGAAACCCAAACCCAGCCCAACACATAGGAAATTCAAACCCCTTAATTTCTTGGGCCGAAAGGCCAGGTTCCATCCAAGCCTACAATTTTGACAAtctagtttgatttttttttagtgaacaaaatttcaacatAAGGAGATGGCATGTGACGTCCCTGTTGGCTTCACTATAGATTAGGAAAAgatgataaattttttttttttttacttttcttgttTGTAGATGATAATTTATCTATAATTAAGGAAAAGATTAGTCCTTAACTTGAAATGAAAAGCAGTCTCCTTCAACATTTGTTATGCTAAGCAGTACGTGGATTCAATAAAGACTATGAAAAGGATTTACAACCTTGTAGGTACTTACAAAGCATAATGACTGATTAGCTGGCATTTCTACTTGACCTCAGCTAGTTGAGATTTCTCCAAGCCCTGCCTGATACAGCACCAATACAAGAATTATTGCCCAACCAGAACAAAGCAACAACAAGTAGAATCACCACAGGTAAGCCGCCGCCTCACAATGTTGTCCCCTGACTCTTGTATATACTTGGTAGGATGTGGAGCAAGCAAAAAGGTATCAGGTCCAGGAGCAAAAGGATGAAAGACGCTGTATTTGGgggttcaaagtcgcggtcgcggtTGCGGTCACGGCCTGGACCGTTCCACATCGGTCGCGGTTTCGGCGAGACGTGAATTTTTGTAATATTTAATAtcctaaaaattgtaaaaaatatgataaataaaaataattaaaaaattagtaaaaataataaaaattcgattTGACTCGAGATGAATCGGAGTGATTCGGTGTGACTCGGCCATTTCAACCCTTCACGGTGACGTCTCGGCGAGTTGAATATCTCGGTATCGTTTCGTCATGGTATCGTATTGGTGAgggccgagtcgtcaccgtctcgGCCGAGTCTTCGAACCATGTACTCGTACAGACACAGAGACCTTGTGTATGATCGGGAGAAGATGGATAGTTATTTGAGTGAGGATTAATAATAGAAACAGCTTTTGGAAAGGGAGGAAACAGCTTTTGGAAAACGAGGAAACAGCTTTTGGGGGTACAGACACACGTCTGTTAATAGGTATTTTCTTTACATCCAACTCTAAAACAAtctcattttgttttctttacatcTGAACTAATTAGAGAATGTTGATCCAAGAATGGTTACCTTTAATTCAGTTATTGGAGGTTGATTTTGTGTAACTGCCATAATACTCAACTTTGAGAGGTTGAAGATCTCTATTGGTATGGAACCAGTTAAGCTATTGAATTGTAAGCTGAGTTGTTGGAGAAAGAACGAGTTGCCAATCTCTCGTGGTATGACACCTGGCAAAATAATATTGAGCACATATATTAAACCATATAAGTGTCTAATTTCTGTCATTGAGAAAATTATCGTACCTGTTAAGTTGTTGTATCCAAAGTTTTGCATTTTAATCATAGTTGAATTACCAATCTCTTTTGGAATTTGACCTACAAAAATGAAATGGAATAAATATCAACAAGTTGAGGTTTTTGATGGACGTtttaaagaaaagtaaatgagAAAATTAATTAATGGGCCAAAAGCGGGAAATTGGCCACATTCCGGCACCCATCAACATTTTAAAATTGGCTTGTTtcggaattaaaaaaaaaagacattttAAAGTAAATGCATGTGAAAATTAagtttatttttcaaaaaaaaaattttggccataTGTAGAGCCCTAAGAAAATACGAACACGTTTTGGCCCTTAACTTGTCTATGGTGAAAAAATTAGCAAGAATCTTACCTTCTAAATAGTTGTAACTCAAGAATAGCACCTCGAGATTCTTCAGGTCCCCAATTTCTTTCGGTATGGATCCTGTAAAGCCGTTGAAAGACAAAGACAGTGTCTGAAGTTCTGAACATTGGCCTAAACTTGAGGGTAATTGACCATTCAGCTTATTCTGTGACAGGGCAAGCAAACTTAGTCCTCGAAGATGGTGACACATATCACTTGGAATAGTTCCAGATAGGCCATTACCCGTTAGGCGAATCAATTGGAGGGAGGAAATATTGAAAATCCCCGTGGGAATGTTTCCTTGCAGAAGGTTGTACGAAAGACTTATCCCCTCTAGCTTTGACATGTTAGAGATGGAAGAAGGGATAAGACCAGTGAAACTATTGTTACTGAGAGACAAGCAAAGAAGTTGAGGAAATGAACCAATCCACCAGGGTAACTCTCCTTCGAGATTGTTGACACTCAAATTAAGGAGTTTTAATCGGCGCAATCCAACAAACTCATGTGGTAGTTCTCCATGGAAGTTGTTCGCACTCATGTCAAGAGAAACAAGAAATGATAGATTTCCCAGTTGTGGAGGGATGATGCCGGTAAGGCCCATGGTTGAAATGTCCAAGGCAGTCACTCTAGGATGACGAGAGCCACAAGAGACTCCAATCCAATCGCAGACCGAAGAGCCAACAAACCAGTTTTTGGCCAAGATTTGTAGAGGGTCAACTGAAATGTGAGCTCTCAAGGCAAGAAGAGATGACTGATCAGTGGTAATATTGGTCGGGAGCATGGCGAAGGAAGCTGAAAGAAAACATAGTAACACAAGTCCAAGTAGGGCAAGGTGGTGAAATTTCTCCATGGCCAATGTTGCAACATGAAGGAGGGAGAGGGATTGCATTCGATCTATTAAAGAGGAAATTGATAGGCAAGACTGCAGGTACGTGGTGCTAATGAAAGACCCGTCATGGATAAACCATAATTTTTGTGGCGGTCAACCACTATAAATCGTGGAGAACACTCTTATGCCCTTAGATTATCTATTTTAACTCCTAAATCTAACTACTCTTGCCAAGTTTACTTGACATAGACATTAAGGCAAAAGATACATCATTCTCTAAAACATGTATGCCTGAAATCATTGCGTGGAAATATTTGTACTTGACCTGATTGCGATACTTGACTACTTCTCTAGAGCCAAATACCCCCCTAGGTTTACTTGACTTCTTTGATTATCAGTCCCAATGGAATCATAGTTAATGTCCAAGTATTCCTATTTTGTGTTGGGTATTTTTAGATTAATCCCATTTAAGACCCAAACTCAAATATCTTAAGctcatttctttcaaaaaaaaaaaaatcttaaccTCATCCTACCTAAAAGTCCCTTTGGACATGATTAACTCATTGGGACTTGGGATCAATTATGACCACTACAGTTATATGTACAAAACTTGCCTAAATGATCAATTAAGTAGCCTTGTTAATTTTGCAAAAACACTGGCAAACAGTTGCTTCAATAGTTCAAGAGTGATCAAGAAAGATTAGTCGGTACCTAGttagaaaaacaaagaaaagcaaCCATGGAACAAATCAGTAAGTGAAAACGTTTCATGAAACGTATTTTAAGGATTTTTTGCAATTCAAGACATGTTTTTTACAGCCTTGGGTGGGATCTCAGTAGATCAACTAGGATATAAGGACCACTTAAAACTAATTGCCAAAGTTTGAGGATAAATCAAAATGATGAGTTTTGACAATTGGAAGCTAAACAGGTGAAAGCAAAAGTTAAAAGTCCTTCCACTCTGGGGAGTGACTTCAAATATTATTTCCTTAGTTGAAAAAGCTTACAGAGTACACAGTATTTCCTTAGTGGAAGACTGGAAAAATTCCTACTGGTTAACAGCGATCTAATTATAAGATATTATGCTTCCACTCTGGTGAGTGATTTCAAATACTAAGACTTGGTCATGCAAGAAACAGAAACCGAATTATTTGTTAAATATTCTGAACGATAACTATGGACAGAAAACTTGTGTTGTAGCTTCATCTCAACCGTgcataaaagggaaaaatcCACTTTTCGTCCCTAAACTTTGAGCTAAGGATACGTTTTGTTCCCAAACTTTTAGACGCACCATATTTAGTacataaattaattattttttgccaCATTTAGTCCAAAAATGGCAAATTACTTAATTTGGATGAAATGTGTCCCTAAGTCAAAGTTTAAAAACGAATGGGAGCGAAATTTGTATTGATCAGGAAAAAGCATCACCTGGGGCGAGACAGCAAAAGATAGCTAGCGTTTTGGTGTCCCAACAATTTTAACAGCCCCAAGAAATAATAGGTTGATTGCATCATTTTGGGAAAATTTGACAAATTATATGGACTGGATTGATCCAATTTGAAAATGAAAGGGGCAAAATGGAAAAGCCGAATTTTTTGTCTATATCATTggctttatatatatataaagccACTTAAATTCATTGTTTGATAGATCCAATTGGATCAAACTGCTAAAGTTTCCAATTCCATCAGGAATGCTGCTCTTGATCATGCAATCTGATGCAAGTAATCTTTTTAAGGAAGTTGAAAGATTACTGACCGAGTCTGGAGTGATCGCATTCAATGGATTGCCAATGCAATTTGTCAATGAAGTGATGAAGTTCAACTCTTGAGATGAGGAGTcgctcattaaattgttgtcgGCGAGATTCTCATACCATACAAGTCTTTAGTTTTTGTAATTTAAAGATTCTCATACCTGTTAAGTTGGCATGTCGAAAATCTAGTTCTTTCATCATAGTTAAATTActaatttcttttggaatttcACCTACAAAATGTAGATGGAATATAATATCAAGAAATTGACATCTTTGATGGAGTTTTGACGGAAAGTGATCGAGCAAACTGATGAACCTGAAGCAGAAAGTGATGATGGGTGTAGCATGCCACCCATCATCATTTCGAAATGGGCTCCTTttggaataaaaagaaaatttaaagaGTATACATTCGACAATCAGAATTCATACTTCAAAATCTTTCTTACGCTTAGGTACAGCCcttaaaggaaaaagaaatagtATCGGTTTTGGCCATTAGCTTTTCCGTCAGGACCCAAAACTTGTATACTGCAAATATTCCTCGTCTTTGTAGGTCTAAAGAACCAAAAATTCTAAACATCTTCAACCCTAAATGTTTCTACTATTTTTTGCCTTTACAGTTGGAATATAACTAACCATTTTTTGGACCTGGATATCCGCAAActataaattaaaataatcatTTTAATTTGGATTTGTCCATATATGGTTGAAATAATTAGGATCTTACCTTCTAAGTTATTGTCACCCAAATCCAAATCCTCGAGCTTATTTAGGTTTCCGATTTCTTTTGGAATTTCACCTGCAATTTGTAGATGGAATAAATATCAACAAGTTAACATCTTTGATAGAAGTTTTGAAGGAAAGTAAACGAGAAAATTAgtgagaaatttctaaaattatgatgatttttaaaaaaattctacaaagggggtATTTTGTGTACTGGTTTCTGTTTTTGGGGTCTTCGCATTCATCAAATGCGAGTTCCTtgagctcgcatttgctgaatgcgaacTCTCCTTAAATTTTCTATcactgaaatttaaaaaaaaaatcaaaaaacaaaagcTGACCTCGCATTTCAGAAATGCGAGGTCATGTACCTCGCATTAAACCACAAAACCTCCGTTGTCCAGTGGGCGCTGCAAGCTGCAATTTTACACTTATGATTATTGCTAGTGATCAAGTATTCACTATGTACCTATGTTGTTTGCTTTCCAACAACAGGATTCTAGATTTTgcctaaaaatttttctttttgcttcagtTGTAATGCCATTTTCTCTTGCTTTATGATTTCATTGCAAATTGTAAATCATTTACAATTTGATTTACAATTTGCAATGCAAATTTCTACAAATTTTGCTACTTAAGGCTCTAAATTCATCAcaactggaaaaaaaaagatcccATAATATTGACATCAATAGTTGATAATAATTTGGGGGAATAAATCTTAACCAATCTAGCAAGCtttttggttggactttatCTTGCATCCGATAAATACGAATTCCTAGAAAATTGCATAAAAAAAttctaatattttttaaattactttttaaatttgtgtatttgttaaattcattcttaataATTTACCATAAACTCTTTGTTGTTAAAAAATATATGTAGCTGATGTTGTAAAGTGTATTAATCTAGTACGTCAACAATTTTTGCAAAGTGTATTAATCtagtaattcaataatttaagtaTCTATAAACTAATTGAGAATTCGTAGTTACTCAACTACTTATATTAAAAGTAACATATTATATaccacataaaaaagaaaagttagcaATTATTATTTatagtgaaataaaaaataagaatgaacaagaatagtattttatttttttgttattgatactactaataattgattaatcaatttctCTAATTTGCTATTATGTAGTGGAAAAgttaaatttcttaaatgacatttataatacatttataaatatttgtaaataaatgtatttatgtattgataaaaaaatctgtaaatgtataaatgtattatattatatataatacgtaatataaatatatttataaatgtataattaatataaatgtataaattataaatgaatattatataaatctataaattataatttataaatatatatattaatattatgtataaatgtataattaatagtatttgtaatttataatttttattgtttaaatatttatatacatttatgtgtttgtaataaatttataaatatttataaataaatatatttatataattatataaaaatacaaaaatatattatattgtatataatacataatataaatataatataaatgtattaattgtataaattaaaaatgaatattatataaatgtataaatgaatatattataaatacatATACTAAatttatgtataaatgtattaatataattaatataaatgtataattaatattatgtatattaatataaatgtataaatgtattatattatacataatacataatattaatgtatattataaatatacataaatgttaatataaatgtatacaaatgtataattacataaatacatatatataaatgtataatatatattatatatatatgttaaatatataatatttcaataaatgtataattacatatttatattatatataatttataaaaatatataatatttatacaaatatattataaatatataaaaatatagttTGTAGGGGTTTTTTGCATTAACCCTTTATGAAATGATTATTACGTGATTATTTATAACTTAGATTTGCTTAGATTATTTATAACTTAGATTTGCTTATTTGtttattgtaatttattatgattaatatacatacatatatacatttactttttatttttggaaaaattttgatagagtctccccttaaaagtggcctaaactccctgccagcaaatCCAAAATAGACAACATTTAATCTGAACAATAAGTCCTACATTGAAATAACAATATATTGACATGTCAACTATGTTAGACTTGTAACATATGCCTAGCACATTAGCTACAAAAGATTAATCTAAAAACAAAGATTATAGCCTGTGACTAATTTCCGTGTTCATTTTGCACCACTCGGCTTGTGTTTTGACCACCACTCAATGCCTCCAATCTGTCTTCGATCGCAGACAATCGCCCCTCGACTGCATGTACTCTCCCATCCAACCGATCAACCACTTCACGCATTGCACGCATCTCAGTGATCACAGCTCCAATCATGTCTTGAATCGTTCGCCCATTTGTAGCCTGAGAAAACCCTGCATCAGTTGTGGCCTGCCTGTTTTCGCCCTCTTCTTGTTGTTCTTCCTCACCCAATTCCGTTTCATCGAGATAGGCAATTCGGTCCATTGTGGCTTGGTTCACTATTGCTGATGCAGTGTTGTACGATTCGCCTATCAAATTTACACCGAAGTGCTCAAAGATACGCGTTAGTGTCCTAGCATAGGGTAGTGCTTTCTTAGCCCCCTTAAACCTTGCAGTTCTTGACATGGCACCGAGTATGATTGTGGATATCGGAATCCCTGATACATTGCCTAAAACAGCCTCTAATTTGTCTAGGAAATACACATCCATTACCCGGACTTCATTCTTGCTGCTTGAAGCCGGCAGAATGTTGTGGTTCAACAAATATACCAATAAACTGTGCCGGAGCGTAAGACACCCTGTGGGAATAGGTGCTGATTCCATTCTTAAGTCCCCCGTGACAGGATCCGCTATGGttttaaaagaattaaagctACTGGTATACTTAGGGAGAGTGACCTCGAATTGCCATGTTGGATCCGCTCGGACTATGTACTTTCCATGTTCAAAGGTGGGACCCTCGTCATCATCTCTTAAAATCTCGGACAGAGTCTGTCTCGTTAGAGATATATGTACCCCTTTCACATAACTCTGTAGTTCTACAGAACTGACAATCCCTTTATTCGAGATGTTAGCATAGAATTGCCGCACCAAATTCGGGTAATACCGTCAAGGTAGATTCAACATACAGTCCCACCCCATTGTTGCAAACTGTTCTCGAAAGTGAAATTTCCCATCAAAGACAGGATCAAGGTCCACTTCAACTAGAACTGTATTATTAGCACGAACGAGATACCAATCTTGATTTTCAACTGAAGTGAACCTACTAACATCGAAGTTGGGGCCTGCACTGGTGCTAGCACCACTATTTTGGTCCCGACTCCTCTTTCGTGTGCCTTTTTTTGTATTCCTAGGTGGCATTGTCAACTGACTCAAGTTTGCAACGTTGCTTCGTTGACCAAAACTGATCAAACAACACCTAATTAATCTCCTCAAAAGGTTTTCGATTGTGACCCACGGACAAAAGGTTTTCGATCTAATGGAAGTAAAAGGGCTTTCAGAAACAGGAGGTCATGGAATGATTTAGTAGCAAGAGCCTAGCAAGGGacttatattatttaataagtGGACTAGCATTTGAGCTTCTGTCAAATACACTAATGGTGGATTGTAGAAAAGATGATTTGAAGAATTTAAACCAAAAGGACAGAAACCGGATATGTATAAACATTTGGTCCTATAGACAGAAGCAGAAAAAGCTTTggccaaagaaagaaaagaacctTGCTGTATAGAAAATCAAATTCTGTTTCATTATAGAATCTTTGTGTCACTGCACTTTGGTTAATAAAGTTTTCTAATTATAGGATTAAGTGTTTACCTATAATAGCTAAAGATTGAAAGACTGGCAACTATGATAAATAGTAGTATGAGATTATTATTGAAAGAGTCATGGTTATTATATCTATGTTAACCTGTTATATTAACCTGACAAGACAAAC
Encoded proteins:
- the LOC113782242 gene encoding probable leucine-rich repeat receptor-like protein kinase At5g63930; translated protein: MQSLSLLHVATLAMEKFHHLALLGLVLLCFLSASFAMLPTNITTDQSSLLALRAHISVDPLQILAKNWFVGSSVCDWIGVSCGSRHPRVTALDISTMGLTGIIPPQLGNLSFLVSLDMSANNFHGELPHEFVGLRRLKLLNLSVNNLEGELPWWIGSFPQLLCLSLSNNSFTGLIPSSISNMSKLEGISLSYNLLQGNIPTGIFNISSLQLIRLTGNGLSGTIPSDMCHHLRGLSLLALSQNKLNGQLPSSLGQCSELQTLSLSFNGFTGSIPKEIGDLKNLEVLFLSYNYLEGVIPREIGNSFFLQQLSLQFNSLTGSIPIEIFNLSKLSIMAVTQNQPPITELKVTILGSTFSN